A single Pangasianodon hypophthalmus isolate fPanHyp1 chromosome 27, fPanHyp1.pri, whole genome shotgun sequence DNA region contains:
- the LOC113531307 gene encoding calpain-5, translating into MFSPYKNQRYDVLKKECQENKKLFEDSEFPCNNTSLFYRNPLPGRVEWKRPGEITENPHLFVEGISSHDLNQGDVGNCWFVAACSCLALKPDLWQKVIPDWKEQEWDPKHPDRYAGIFRFHFWIFGEWTEVVVDDRLPTINGKLIYCHSKSSNEFWSALLEKAYAKLSGCYESLSGGNTGDAVVDFSGAVNEPISLETGNYRTDPKVKDKLFSDLLEVCERGGIISCSIAASPQELELRLPNGLVKGHAYSVTAVKKVRLGHGLLAFFKNETIPLIRMRNPWGKHEWNGAWSDSSEEWEKIGNMERNNLGITVADDGEFWMSFDDWCQNFTEADVCRLINTSMLSVQKTWTEVVHFGNWTKHSDPLKNRCGGCMNHKQTFLQNPQFVLDISQEEEELLVSLQQRDMKIHKAHGAGENLTIGFAIFKVELNRKYRMHDIITQKNVATSTYINARSVFMRKVLPKGRYVIIPSTFRPDTLGEFMLRVYTDQDAGCKELDLDKPHVSCWSSFRGYPQLVTQIYIHGADGLENQDRSGGADPYVIISCENKSVQSLVQKDTRNPLFDTRAIFYRKKPRKPITIQVWNSNAVKDQFMGQVVLPASLKDSADPQTMKLKRGASETSEEMPGTISLRVVTSRELTAM; encoded by the exons ATGTTCTCGCCGTATAAGAACCAGCGCTACGACGTCCTGAAGAAGGAATGTCAGGAGAATAAGAAGCTGTTTGAGGATTCCGAGTTTCCCTGCAATAACACGTCGCTGTTCTACAGAAACCCTCTTCCCGGGAGAGTCGAGTGGAAACGGCCGGGG gaGATAACCGAGAACCCTCATCTTTTCGTGGAAGGCATCAGTTCTCATGACCTGAATCAGGGTGATGTGGGAAACTGCTGGTTCGTGGCAGCTTGTTCCTGTTTGGCTCTTAAACCAGATCTATGGCAGAAG GTGATTCCTGACTGGAAAGAGCAGGAATGGGATCCTAAACATCCAGACCGCTATGCAGGAATCTTCCGTTTCCATTTCTGGATTTTTGGAGAGTGGACAGAAGTGGTTGTGGATGATCGTTTGCCCACCATCAATGGGAAACTGATTTACTGCCACTCCAAATCCAGTAATGAGTTCTGGAGCGCTCTGCTGGAGAAGGCGTATGCCAA ATTGTCGGGCTGCTATGAATCGCTCAGTGGAGGGAACACAGGAGATGCTGTGGTGGATTTCAGCGGCGCTGTAAATGAACCTATTAGTCTGGAAACAGGAAACTACCGCACCGACCCCAAAGTGAAGGACAAACTGTTCTCAGACCTGCTCGAAGTGTGCGAACGAGGAGGCATCATCAGCTGCTCTATAGCG GCATCTCCTCAAGAGCTGGAATTGCGTTTGCCAAACGGTCTGGTCAAAGGTCACGCATACTCTGTGACAGCGGTGAAGAAGGTGCGGCTGGGACATGGCCTGCTGGCCTTCTTTAAGAATGAAACCATCCCTCTGATTCGCATGAGGAACCCGTGGGGTAAACATGAGTGGAATGGAGCCTGGAGTGACAG CTCAGAGGAATGGGAGAAAATTGGGAATATGGAGAGGAATAATCTGGGTATCACCGTGGCGGATGATGGAGAATTCTG GATGTCTTTCGATGACTGGTGTCAGAACTTCACAGAAGCAGATGTGTGTCGGTTGATAAACACGAGTATGCTGAGTGTCCAGAAGACGTGGACTGAGGTGGTGCATTTTGGGAATTGGACGAAACACTCAGATCCGTTAAAGAACCGGTGTGGTGGCTGCATGAACCATAAGCAGACATTCCTACAGAACCCACAG TTTGTGTTGGATATCTCTCAAGAGGAAGAAGAGCTGTTGGTGTCACTGCAGCAGAGAGATATGAAGATCCACAAAGCTCATGGTGCTGGTGAAAACCTCACCATCGGATTCGCCATCTTTAAG GTGGAGCTGAACAGGAAGTACCGCATGCATGACATCATCACCCAGAAGAATGTCGCCACGTCCACTTACATCAACGCACGCTCCGTGTTCATGAGGAAAGTTTTGCCTAAAGGTCGTTACGTCATCATCCCGTCCACCTTCAGACCCGACACCCTGGGAGAGTTCATGCTCCGAGTTTACACTGATCAAGACGCTGGGTGCAA gGAGCTGGATCTGGATAAACCCCATGTGAGCTGCTGGAGTTCGTTTCGCGGTTACCCTCAGCTGGTTACTCAGATTTACATTCACGGAGCAGATGGACTCGAAAATCAAGACAGAAGTGGAG GTGCGGATCCCTACGTCATCATATCCTGTGAGAACAAATCGGTCCAGTCCCTGGTTCAGAAAGACACGCGAAACCCGTTGTTCGACACCAGAGCCATTTTTTACAGGAAGAAACCACGGAAACCGATAACTATCCAG GTCTGGAACAGTAATGCTGTAAAGGACCAGTTTATGGGTCAGGTGGTTCTCCCAGCGTCTCTGAAAGATTCTGCAGACCCTCAGACGATGAAGCTGAAACGAGGAGCATCTGAAACGTCTGAGGAGATGCCGGGGACCATCAGCCTCCGAGTCGTGACGTCCAGAGAGCTCACGGCCATGTAG